Within Mongoliitalea daihaiensis, the genomic segment CCGAATCCTTTGGATTCATTAAAAAATTTTACTTTTCCTGTGTTCATGATAAATTGTAATTATTATATTTGATTCAAAGGTACGCATAGTTTCGTACCGTCAAAGCTTTTTTTAAAATAATTTTTTGATAAAGTTTCATATCACGTTCAAAAAATTCTTTCTTGATAGAAATTCAAGCATAAAATTACAAAAATATTTGGACTACCCATCTAGAGGAAATAAGTAGACGGGCTTATAGGTGGAAATCAATAAATCTACTTTAGTAAGTTTTCCAGTGGTAATCGATCGTTCAAATACCTGAATATCTTCAGAATCTTGATGGGCTACTAATAAGTATTTGCCATCTTTGGTGAGCGAAAAGTTTCGAGGAGTTATACCTTCCGTAGAAATACGCTCTAACAGCTCCAATGTTCCATCATCCTTGATTTTATACGAGGTTAGTTCGTTTGCCTCTCCACGATTGGAAACATAAAGAAATTTAGCGTCAGGAGATATTTTCACTTCAGCTGCACTCACTACTCCAACAAATGCAGGATCTGTTAATGCATAAGTTTCTATGTGTTGTATTTGATTATTTTGAAAAGTGTAGGCTCCAATAGCAGCACTGAGTTCGTGGACCAAGTAAAGGTATTTCCCGTTAGGGTGAATAGCCATATGTCGGGGACCTTCTCCAGCTTCCACTTCAAAATATACTTGTGTAGATGCTTGAAAGGGTACTGCAAAATCTGGTCTGTATTGGTAAGAAAAAATCTTGTCCGATCCCAAATCACATACAAACAAATGTTTGCCATCAGGGTGGAAAACAGTGCTGTGAACATGACTTTGAGCTTGTCTGGAAAGATTGATGCTACTGCCCTCATGTTGGACAGTTTGTACCTGTGTCAATTTCCCATTATTTACCTGATAAACAGTAAAATTCCCCCCCGAGTAATTGCCTACCACAAGGTATTTTTCATCGGGACTAAGAGCCAAATAGCAAGGGTGTGCTCCCAAGCTTGGTTGCTCATCAGTTAGCGTCAATGTATTTTTTATTCTGTCAAAAGCAAAAACTTTAACTTTTCCCTCATTGGTTTCTTCTACAGCAAAAACCCAATCTTGTGCTCGTGTAGCAATAACAAATGAAGGATTATTGACACCTTTTGCAATGGTAGATATGCCTAAAATACCTTCCTCAAAATTGAACGATAACAAGCCAATACCTTGGTCAAGATTGTCAGTATATGCTCCCAACAAAAAAGTATAGGTAGGCTTTAAAGTGCCTTCTTGAGGAGTCTCATCACATGAGATTAACATACTGAAAGCTAATATAGTTAACAGTATCCATTTAATCTTTTGATTCATCTTTTTTAGGGGCTTCTTCATGAGGGATTTCACTTCTCAACTCATGTGATTCATAATCATAATGTCCAGCTAGTTCGTCTATTTTGGTTTTATCCCAAGTAGGAGTTTTTGTGAAATAAGCCGCCCTTGCAAGCATATGACCACCTATGGAGATGGTTAAAAACACAAAGATAATGGTTGCAATAATGCGCGTTCCAACAGCCACCTCGTTGAAAAACAACCCCGCTGAAATTAACAGCAGTCCGATCCCGAGCGTTGAAGCCTTTCCTGTAATGTTGATTCTAAGGTACACATCTGGTTTTCTAAGAATACCAATGGACGATGATAAAATAAATAAGGCTCCTAGAAAGGAGAAAAGCATTAGCAAATAGTCTTTCATTTTCGTTCCCGTTGTTCAATGTAATAAGCATATGCTGCTGTACTCAAAAATGCGATCAAGGAAAACAGCATGGCAATATCCAAGAATGTACTTTGATTAAATACTACGCTGTATACTGCAATAATTCCAATAGAAATTAAAATCAGCATGTCTAAGGCAATCACTCGATCTGCTAAACTTGGTCCTTTAAGAAATCGGATAAACACCAAAATCACGGAGATTCCAAGCATAGGAATAATTACGATATGATAAAATTCATTCAGGCTCATCTGATTATACGGAGTAATTTGTTTTCAAATTTAATTTGAATTTCTTCTATAAAACTTTTCTTATCCTTGAGGTGCATCACGTGTATAAACATGACTTTTTTATCATCTGATACATCAATTACAACCGTACCAGGTGTTAAAGATATAATATTGGCAAGTAGACTGATTTCTCCATCTGTTTTGGCTTGCAAGGGATATTTGATAATTGCAGGCTCGAGGTCATCTTGAAAAATTGATTCCTTAACGGTCATAAAATTGGCTTTGATAATTTCCCAAAGCATTGTGAGTAAAAAGGAAATGAGAGTGGGTACTATATAGAAGTATTTACTTTCTCGTTTATTTGTAGTAATTATCCATAGAATGGTGAACCCTAGAAAAAAACCAAATAATAGATTTTCTTCAGTCAAGGTGCCAGTAGCCAATACCCATATCAGAGTCAGTAAAAGATTATTCAAAAATAAGGACTTTGCCATAGGACTATTTTTTTATGCTCAATATACCGTCAATGTATTCAGCTGGGTTCAACAAATCTACTGCTATTCTATTGGCTACGGAGGCTATGTTTTCAGCATCCAATCCGATGTAAAGGGAACAAACAGATAGAAAGATGATAGGTGTCAAGATTCCAAGTTTTTCTTGGAAAGAAAAGCTTTTCCAATCCTTTCCATTACGTATTGTACTCGGTTGATCCTTCCAGAAACTTTCTGTCCAAACTTTAGCTATCACCCATAATGTAAGAAAACTCCCAAGAATAATTGCAAAAGCTATGAAGTATTCTTGTTTTTCGAAACTTGATTGGACTAAATAGATTTTTGCCCAAAATCCAGACAATGGAGGAATACCAACCAAAGAGAACAAAGGAACGGCCATCAACAAGGCAAGTAAAGGGTATTTAGCGTAAATTCCTCCCTGTTCGGAGATCAACTGGCTTCCGGTGAGTTTACCAATGAAACCTGAAATTATAAATAGGTTAGTCTTGACTACGATGTCATGAATCAAATAAAATACGGCACCTGTTATCGCCAGTTCTGAACCAATCCCTATCCCAGCAATTAAAAACCCAATATGGCAGATAATGAGATACCCAAATATCTTTCCAAGATGTTGCTGACGGATGGCACCCAATCCTCCTGCAATAATAGTAAGAATAGCCAATCCTGATAAAGTGATGCTCATAAAGTTGTCACCAACAAAAAGTAAGGTAAACATGCGGAACAAAGCATATACACCAACTTTTGTCAATAATCCAGCAAAAATGGCTGAAATGGCAGCTGGTGGTGTATGATAAGATGCAGGTAACCAAAAATACATAGGGAAAATGGCAGATTTGATTCCGAAAGCAACCAAAAATATCCCAGCAGTCATGTTGACCAAACCTTGGTTTTCTATAGCTGGCATCTTGATCGCAAGATCAGCCATGTTAAGTGTACCTGTCAGACCATATATAAAAGCAATGCCAATTAGGAAAAATGTAGATGCTAAAAGGTTGAGGGAGACATACTTTAATGCTCCTTCCAGTTGGGCTTTTTTTCCTCCAAGCGTCAGTAATACAAATGACGAAATGATGACGACTTCAAACCACACATACAGATTGAAAATATCGGCGGTAAGAAAGGCTCCCTGAAGTCCCATAATCAGGAAATGCAGGACAGGGAAGAATCCGAATTTAAGACGCTCAGCACGCATACTCACAGTCGAGAAAATCGATACTGCAAGCAGGGAAATAGATGCCAATAAGCCCAAAGTTGTTCCCAAAGTGTCGGCTGCAAAAGTTATACCGAAAGGCGCAGACCAGTTTCCCGCCTGAGTTACTTGGATTCCATCCTGCCAATTTAATATAAATAACCAGCTACTAATTGCCAATCCAATGCATGAGAAAACCATGCTTAGTATTTTTTGAATTTTTACATGAAACCAAAAAAACAGTAGGACCATCGCCGCTGCCATGTGAAAAACTATTGGCAAAATGATAAAAGGATTCGTCATAGCTCTTCGTCAGTAGAATTAAGTTCATCCAAGTCGTCTGTTTCTAAAACATTGTACACACGCTTGATTAGAATGATTGCAAAAGATTGCAAGCCAAAGCCAATTACAATGGCAGTTAAGATCAATGCCTGAGGAATAGGGTCAGCATAGGCATCCGTAAAGACTTTCATTCCTTCCTCTATGACAGGTGGTTTTCCTTTGACAAGTCTACCAATTAAAAATATCAAAAGATTTGCTCCATTTCCTAGCAATATTAGGCCAATGATCATTTTAAACATACTTCTCCGTAAGAGCATATACAGGCCACAAGCGTGTAACAATCCAATGATAATAACAAGTAATACCTCCATATTAGACAGTTTCAGCAATTGTAAACATAATCGTCAAGGTAGTTCCTACGACAACGAAATAAACACCAATATCAAAGAAAAGAGCAGAACCTACCATTCCTACAAACTTGAATGGTTCGTCAAACCAAAGCCCAGTCATGGCTGGTAAGGATAGCACCCAAGGAGAAAGACCGGCAATTAGGCAAATCATTAAGCCAAAAGGCATCAAAAAACCTGGATTTACACGGATGATGGTTCGTGTTTCTTTCAATCCATGGGCAAAGGAATGAATTAGAAAAGCCACAGATGCCATCAATCCTCCAACAAACCCTCCTCCGGGTAAATAATGCCCCCGTAGGAGGATAAATATTGAAAATAATAATAAGAGCGGTAACAAGTAATTAGATGCTGTTTTAAATACGAGTGATTTCATTGGTCTTTAGCAGGGTTTAAATTCAATTTAATTAAGCTAAATACGCCGATAGCTGCAATAATTAAGACGGTGGTTTCTACCAAGGTATCCATACCCCTAAAATCGACAAGTATCACATTGACCACGTTTCTTCCTTTAGCCAATATATATGCATTGTTTGCATAATATTCAGAAATCTCAGTGGATGAAGGCTCTACAAATACTTCTAGAGTTAAGATCGCAATTAGTAAACCAAACAATATAGATACAACCGCATCACGAACTCGTATGCGATTGGAAGAAAATACTTTATTTTTTGGAAGCTTAAAGAGTACCAACATAAATAATAATACAGTCAATGTATCAATAGAAAATTGGGTCATAGCCAAGTCTGGTGCAGAATAGAAGAGGAAAAATAGACAGTTTGCGAATCCAATTACACCGAGTGCCACAATGGAGGCCGTACGAGAAGTGGAAAGAATCGCAAATAGAATGGAAATGATCATCAACGTTACTACAATTACTTCGGAAGGAGTAACTGCTGAAATCTGATTCCAGTCAATGTATATGGATACTCCTTCGTACAGTCGGTAACCCATGATAATCGTCAAAAAGGCGAGAATGCTTAATACATAATTTCTCAAATACCCGTTTTGTACGAGTCGCGTCCAATATCCTGCAAATACCCAAAATCCTGTAGCAAAATTTTCAATAAATGTCTGCGGAGAGATTTTTTCAAAAGGAATTGTTTTTTCTAGTTTTTGTAACGTAGGCTTCCAATATACAAATAGCAAAGTTCCTGCGATTAATGTCAAAATGCTTAGTAACAAAACCCAATTAAATCCATGCCATAAAGAGAGGTAAATCTCATTTGTATTACCTGAGATGCTCTCATACACAGGCTGCATAAGGCTTTTTTCAAGTAATGCAGGAAATGCCCCAAATAGTACTGTACCTATGCCTAAAATGACAGGCGGAATCCAAAGAAAAGCTGAAGGTCCTTTTACGCTGGCTAATTCATTACTCAGGCTTCCTGAAAAAGGTTTGATGCCAGCCCAAAAACCAGCAACCAATAAGAGTATCTTAGCAAACAAAAGACTGCTTGTCAGAAGCCAAGCAAACTCAGGATTGTGAAAAGTTGATTCATACATGAGCTCCTTACTAAGGAATCCAAGAAACAACGGAAACCCTGCACTAGAAAGGGCAGCAATGTAACCCGCTATTGCTACTGGTTTCATTACATGCTGCAGGCCTTGAAGTTTGGTAATATCTCTAGTACCAGTTTGATGATCGATAATTCCAGTGATCAAAAATAATGCAGCTTTGTACAGTGCATGCGTCAAAATAAAAACACTCGCTGCTAAAAGAGCCTTTTCTGTTCCTACTCCTATCAAGAATACCAACATGCCCAATGCTGAGATGGTAGAATAGGCCAAGATACCTTTCAAATCAATGCGAAATAAGGCATGAATAGCCGCATACACCATGGTAATTCCACCAACAATAAGAAGGGTTTGATTCCATAAAGCGGTTGATCCCAATAAAGGAGTCATTTTTGCAAGTAAGAAAATACCAGCTTTTACCATAGTAGCTGAGTGCAAGTAGGTACTTACTGGGGTAGGGGCTTTCATTGCTCCCGGCAACCAAAAATGAAAAGGGAACTGAGCCGATTTGGTAAAAGATCCAATAAAAATAAAGAGTACAATCCAAGTATAGGCACTTGATTCTAAAATAATGGATTTATTGGCA encodes:
- a CDS encoding lactonase family protein produces the protein MLISCDETPQEGTLKPTYTFLLGAYTDNLDQGIGLLSFNFEEGILGISTIAKGVNNPSFVIATRAQDWVFAVEETNEGKVKVFAFDRIKNTLTLTDEQPSLGAHPCYLALSPDEKYLVVGNYSGGNFTVYQVNNGKLTQVQTVQHEGSSINLSRQAQSHVHSTVFHPDGKHLFVCDLGSDKIFSYQYRPDFAVPFQASTQVYFEVEAGEGPRHMAIHPNGKYLYLVHELSAAIGAYTFQNNQIQHIETYALTDPAFVGVVSAAEVKISPDAKFLYVSNRGEANELTSYKIKDDGTLELLERISTEGITPRNFSLTKDGKYLLVAHQDSEDIQVFERSITTGKLTKVDLLISTYKPVYLFPLDG
- a CDS encoding cation:proton antiporter, with product MSLNEFYHIVIIPMLGISVILVFIRFLKGPSLADRVIALDMLILISIGIIAVYSVVFNQSTFLDIAMLFSLIAFLSTAAYAYYIEQRERK
- a CDS encoding Na+/H+ antiporter subunit B produces the protein MKSLVFKTASNYLLPLLLLFSIFILLRGHYLPGGGFVGGLMASVAFLIHSFAHGLKETRTIIRVNPGFLMPFGLMICLIAGLSPWVLSLPAMTGLWFDEPFKFVGMVGSALFFDIGVYFVVVGTTLTIMFTIAETV
- a CDS encoding Na+/H+ antiporter subunit C: MEVLLVIIIGLLHACGLYMLLRRSMFKMIIGLILLGNGANLLIFLIGRLVKGKPPVIEEGMKVFTDAYADPIPQALILTAIVIGFGLQSFAIILIKRVYNVLETDDLDELNSTDEEL
- a CDS encoding putative monovalent cation/H+ antiporter subunit A, with the protein product MLLVVLSGFILAALTPFVGKIAKTYLPWVFSFLPVLLFSYFLTHINSLSSKTKLTWSYEWVPSLGINLDFELNGLSMLFALMITGIGSLVYFYSIYYLKGHPYIDRFYGYLSMFMASMLGVVLSDNLLVMFIFWELTSISSFFLIGFNNEDPKSRKSALTALSITGLGGLVLLVGILLLQSVGGTYSFSDLAANKSIILESSAYTWIVLFIFIGSFTKSAQFPFHFWLPGAMKAPTPVSTYLHSATMVKAGIFLLAKMTPLLGSTALWNQTLLIVGGITMVYAAIHALFRIDLKGILAYSTISALGMLVFLIGVGTEKALLAASVFILTHALYKAALFLITGIIDHQTGTRDITKLQGLQHVMKPVAIAGYIAALSSAGFPLFLGFLSKELMYESTFHNPEFAWLLTSSLLFAKILLLVAGFWAGIKPFSGSLSNELASVKGPSAFLWIPPVILGIGTVLFGAFPALLEKSLMQPVYESISGNTNEIYLSLWHGFNWVLLLSILTLIAGTLLFVYWKPTLQKLEKTIPFEKISPQTFIENFATGFWVFAGYWTRLVQNGYLRNYVLSILAFLTIIMGYRLYEGVSIYIDWNQISAVTPSEVIVVTLMIISILFAILSTSRTASIVALGVIGFANCLFFLFYSAPDLAMTQFSIDTLTVLLFMLVLFKLPKNKVFSSNRIRVRDAVVSILFGLLIAILTLEVFVEPSSTEISEYYANNAYILAKGRNVVNVILVDFRGMDTLVETTVLIIAAIGVFSLIKLNLNPAKDQ
- the mnhG gene encoding monovalent cation/H(+) antiporter subunit G — translated: MKDYLLMLFSFLGALFILSSSIGILRKPDVYLRINITGKASTLGIGLLLISAGLFFNEVAVGTRIIATIIFVFLTISIGGHMLARAAYFTKTPTWDKTKIDELAGHYDYESHELRSEIPHEEAPKKDESKD
- a CDS encoding Na+/H+ antiporter subunit E, which codes for MAKSLFLNNLLLTLIWVLATGTLTEENLLFGFFLGFTILWIITTNKRESKYFYIVPTLISFLLTMLWEIIKANFMTVKESIFQDDLEPAIIKYPLQAKTDGEISLLANIISLTPGTVVIDVSDDKKVMFIHVMHLKDKKSFIEEIQIKFENKLLRIIR
- a CDS encoding proton-conducting transporter transmembrane domain-containing protein; amino-acid sequence: MTNPFIILPIVFHMAAAMVLLFFWFHVKIQKILSMVFSCIGLAISSWLFILNWQDGIQVTQAGNWSAPFGITFAADTLGTTLGLLASISLLAVSIFSTVSMRAERLKFGFFPVLHFLIMGLQGAFLTADIFNLYVWFEVVIISSFVLLTLGGKKAQLEGALKYVSLNLLASTFFLIGIAFIYGLTGTLNMADLAIKMPAIENQGLVNMTAGIFLVAFGIKSAIFPMYFWLPASYHTPPAAISAIFAGLLTKVGVYALFRMFTLLFVGDNFMSITLSGLAILTIIAGGLGAIRQQHLGKIFGYLIICHIGFLIAGIGIGSELAITGAVFYLIHDIVVKTNLFIISGFIGKLTGSQLISEQGGIYAKYPLLALLMAVPLFSLVGIPPLSGFWAKIYLVQSSFEKQEYFIAFAIILGSFLTLWVIAKVWTESFWKDQPSTIRNGKDWKSFSFQEKLGILTPIIFLSVCSLYIGLDAENIASVANRIAVDLLNPAEYIDGILSIKK